In the Topomyia yanbarensis strain Yona2022 chromosome 3, ASM3024719v1, whole genome shotgun sequence genome, one interval contains:
- the LOC131689344 gene encoding rutC family protein UK114-like: MASIVRKIISTAKCPKAAAPYNQAVIADRTVYCSGVLGMELGSLKLVDGGAATQTAKALQHLTTLLKESGSSIDKVVKTTILLTDMNDYGAVNDEYKKVFTSNFPARTCFAVHKLPLGAAVEIEAIALVGDVMQVST; encoded by the exons ATGGCTAGTATTGTGCGAAAAATTATTTCTACTGCAAAGTGTCCTAAGGCAGCAGCTCCCTACAA CCAAGCAGTGATTGCCGATCGTACGGTCTATTGCTCCGGCGTTCTGGGCATGGAGTTAGGATCGCTGAAACTGGTCGACGGAGGAGCTGCAACCCAAACCGCTAAAGCACTTCAGCATCTGACCACACTGTTGAAAGAATCCGGATCCAGCATTGATAAAGTCGTGAAAACTACAATTCTGTTGACTGATATGAACGATTACGGGGCCGTTAACGATGAGTACAAGAAAG TATTCACTAGCAACTTTCCGGCCCGGACCTGTTTCGCCGTCCATAAACTTCCGCTGGGGGCTGCTGTAGAAATTGAAGCTATTGCATTGGTGGGTGATGTGATGCAGGTTTCAACGTGA